From Cucumis melo cultivar AY chromosome 3, USDA_Cmelo_AY_1.0, whole genome shotgun sequence:
atataagagatgataaagaaggaagaaattctagaaggaggaagaagtaataatacgaagaaattaataatatgatgAGAAGATGATTGAATCACAAGaacaaaaaatagaagaaaaaaatgaaaaatcatcTCCAATATCAAagacaaatttgaaatttatgaaattattttatcgatttcataagttttttttgtttttgttatccGAATAGTAAATAATTtagtgttttattatatttatgaaaattaagaaAGTATTTTagtataatttaatttttattagtTATTTACAAGCTGTTAATAAAATCCAACAACCAAACAATTAGACTTTGACaacaattataaaattaatttatagtATTTTTCTTTGTGTTATATTTAATTTCCAACTTTTGGAAAGCAAAACTTTTACCAAAATCACCCCTGAAAAATTGGTATATAAAATCCAACTCCCTCCACAACCAAAGATCATCCCATCGCAAAGCCCTCAAAACCATGGCAGAAGAAGAGTAAGGCCATCACCATCACCACCTTTTCCACCACCACAAGGAAGGAGAAGAGAGCTCTGATGTTGTCGACTACAAGAAAGAGAAGAAGCACCACAAGCACCTCGAACACCTTGGTGAGCTCGGTGCCGCCGCAGCCGGTGCCTATGCTCTGGTAATTACTAAAATCCTCTTCTTATATGCTCCTCTCATTCCTTCATTAAATAAAATTGAGTATAAAATCAACCTTGCGGTTTCTTTCGCTCTCGCAGCATGAGAAGCACGAGGCGAAAAAAGACAGCGAACACAGCCATGAGCACAAGATCAAGGAGGAAGTTGGAGCGGCGGTGGTGGCCGGGGCCGCGGGATTTGTGCTCCATGAGCATCATGAAAAGAAGGAAgcaaagagagaagagaaagaggaaCATCACCACCAtcttttttgaaaaactttgcCTTTCATATTTATATATGATGGGGTTTAATTGTTTGCTTTTCTTTTGGCTTTGTTTGTGATGTTTTGGGTTTTAAGAGTTTAATCTATTAAGtggtttgtaaaataaatttgaaatgcTCAAGCAAATAAGAAGATTGAGAATATGTGTTCTGTGtgtctatttttttcttaatgattgagggttttcttttttttttctttattttggaaatctttttcttttgaattctTTTAGGGAATACTTTGGTGATTTGTATGAGCACAAGGTCAAAAGAATTTACAAATCTGATTATATAATCTCTATTGCAATTTAcaaaacttttaataattatgttCGTTTCATACCCATAACAATTCTGTTTTAAGTCttccattttaaattttaggttAGATTAGGTTTCTCTAAATTTCTTTAGGATGGTTTTTACTTGaatttttaatcaaattttaaaacaaaaatatactTTTGAAAACTACCATTCCAATTGGTAAACGTTTTAACTGTACtgttttctaaatttttaaaaaaatggtatgATTTTCTTTCGATTGTATTTTCATATTCCTATATATGAACATTTGAATTATTAGTcatatattttaaaacaaatcatttttagtatttaaattttagcttttattttaaaaacacttCCAAAATAAAGATAACCAACCATAGAAATCAATTAAAGTATTAAGGAGAATCGTTATGtataaaacaaaaatgaaactatttattaaatatagcaaaaaaaaagaaaaacattaaaTAAGGTAAAGAGATTTTGATGAATTTTGGTAtgtttttgtaaataattttaatatattgctattttttaaaatgtcccTTCAATTAATGCTAAATGTAATGTTTATAggcttaaatttaaaaaatgaaaaccaAAATCCAATCGATGGTACCAAGGAGAGCCTTCTcgttttagtttttaaaactcaaaacttGATTAAGTTTTTTAAAGTTATAGTACAAAGTGGACAGTAAAACTAAAAACTAATTATATCTAAAAGTAGtgtttataagtttaatttgaaaaatccaattaattataaaacgaaactttgaatttaaagaattatttcaaatgacaaaactattgaaaatatttataaatatacaaaaaaaattagagtctatcaataataaatattgatagacattgagaaatttgtatagatgttttatttttcaataccGTTGATAGATAGCAATAG
This genomic window contains:
- the LOC103501320 gene encoding abscisic stress-ripening protein 1-like (The RefSeq protein has 1 substitution compared to this genomic sequence) — protein: MAEEEQGHHHHHLFHHHKEGEESSDVVDYKKEKKHHKHLEHLGELGAAAAGAYALHEKHEAKKDSEHSHEHKIKEEVGAAVVAGAAGFVLHEHHEKKEAKREEKEEHHHHLF